Proteins encoded within one genomic window of Polaribacter sp. NJDZ03:
- a CDS encoding RNA methyltransferase: protein MVNNLEQGFFGIGIQNGKTPENLGVLWRSAQNMGASFIFTIGNRYAKQACDTHKATGAMPYFHYKTFDDFFNNLPKGAMLVGVELDEKAVQLETFKHPRRCVYLLGAEDHGLSNAAIEKSHHLVKFKSELSLNVSVAGSIIMYDRQAKFNF from the coding sequence ATGGTAAATAATTTAGAACAAGGTTTTTTCGGAATCGGAATTCAGAATGGAAAAACGCCCGAAAATTTAGGAGTTCTTTGGCGTTCTGCACAAAATATGGGTGCAAGTTTTATTTTTACCATTGGCAATCGCTATGCTAAACAAGCTTGCGATACACACAAAGCTACTGGAGCAATGCCTTATTTTCATTACAAAACTTTTGATGATTTCTTTAATAACTTACCAAAAGGCGCTATGTTAGTGGGGGTAGAATTAGATGAAAAAGCAGTACAATTAGAAACTTTTAAACATCCGAGACGTTGCGTATATTTATTAGGCGCAGAAGATCATGGATTGTCTAATGCAGCTATTGAAAAATCGCATCATTTGGTAAAATTTAAATCGGAATTGAGTTTAAATGTATCCGTAGCAGGAAGCATTATTATGTATGATCGGCAAGCGAAGTTTAATTTTTAA
- the mutS gene encoding DNA mismatch repair protein MutS: MAKSKAKKVTPLMKQYNAIKNKYPDAMLLFRVGDFYETFGEDAKKAADVLGITLTKRGAGSETETALAGFPHHSLNTYLPKLVKFGMRVAICDQLEDPKMTKTIVKRGVTELVTPGVSLNDEVLQTKTNNFLAAVHFDKKQLGISFLDVSTGEYLVAQGNAEYIDKLLQNFSPSEVLVQKQHKQQFLELFENRYYTFYLDDWVFQKEYANETLQNHFEVKSLKGFGIEDVKNGIIAAGAVMYYLSETQHNQLKHIQHIGRIAEDNYVWMDRFTVRNLELYNPNSVNAVTLLNVIDKTISPMGGRLLKRWLALPLKNIDEIKNRHELVKFFIDSDEFSQTVTYQLKQISDLERLISKVATGKASPREIVLLKDSLKAILPIKASAEKSKNKAVKALGNQLHTCNDLIEKINETLFDEAPVNINKGNAIATGVHQELDDLRAISNSGKEYLDNMLKRETERTGITSLKISFNNVFGYYIEVRNSHKDKVPQEWIRKQTLVNAERYITEELKEYETKILGAEEKIAKIEQEIFSKLLQYIIQYVQVVQENAQIIAKIDCLLSFSVLAIDNNYVRPIMDESTDLEIKNGRHPVIEKQLPIDQAYIANDVVLNRNQQQIIMITGPNMSGKSAILRQTALIVLLAQMGSYVPAQNAKIGIVDKIFTRVGASDNISMGESTFMVEMNETASILNNVSERSLILLDEIGRGTSTYDGISIAWAISEFLHEHPTKAKTLFATHYHELNEMTTSFERIKNFNVSVKELENTIIFLRKLVSGGSDHSFGIHVAKLAGMPNMVIHRANKILAKLEKNNKNAEVKDVLKQDQNEEMQLSFFQLDDPLLENIKEEILATNIDTLTPIEALMKLNEIKRMLIKN, from the coding sequence TTGGCAAAATCAAAAGCAAAAAAGGTTACTCCTTTAATGAAACAATACAACGCAATCAAGAATAAATATCCTGATGCAATGTTACTTTTTAGAGTAGGAGATTTCTATGAAACCTTTGGTGAAGATGCTAAAAAAGCTGCTGATGTTTTAGGAATTACCTTAACAAAACGTGGTGCCGGAAGTGAAACAGAAACTGCATTGGCCGGTTTTCCGCATCATTCTTTAAATACCTATTTACCAAAGTTGGTAAAATTTGGAATGCGTGTTGCCATTTGCGATCAGTTAGAAGACCCGAAAATGACCAAAACCATTGTAAAACGTGGTGTTACAGAATTGGTTACTCCTGGAGTTTCTTTAAATGACGAAGTTTTACAAACCAAAACAAATAACTTTTTAGCCGCGGTTCATTTTGATAAAAAACAACTCGGAATTTCTTTTCTTGATGTTTCTACAGGAGAGTATTTAGTAGCGCAAGGAAATGCAGAATACATAGATAAATTGTTGCAGAATTTTAGTCCGAGTGAAGTCTTGGTTCAAAAACAACACAAACAACAATTTTTAGAACTTTTTGAAAACCGTTATTATACGTTTTATTTAGATGATTGGGTTTTTCAAAAAGAATACGCAAACGAAACGTTGCAAAATCATTTTGAAGTAAAAAGTTTAAAAGGTTTTGGAATCGAAGATGTTAAAAACGGAATTATTGCTGCCGGTGCAGTGATGTACTATTTATCTGAAACGCAACACAATCAGTTAAAACACATTCAACATATTGGTAGAATTGCTGAAGATAATTATGTTTGGATGGATCGTTTTACGGTTCGAAACTTAGAACTTTATAATCCGAATTCTGTAAACGCAGTAACGTTATTAAATGTTATTGATAAAACGATATCGCCAATGGGCGGAAGATTGTTAAAACGTTGGTTGGCGCTTCCATTAAAAAATATAGACGAGATTAAAAATCGTCATGAATTGGTAAAGTTTTTTATAGATTCTGATGAGTTTTCTCAGACGGTAACCTATCAATTAAAACAAATATCCGATTTAGAAAGATTGATTTCTAAAGTAGCAACAGGTAAAGCTTCACCAAGAGAAATTGTACTTTTAAAAGATTCTTTAAAGGCGATTCTTCCGATAAAAGCATCCGCAGAAAAGAGTAAAAATAAGGCTGTAAAAGCTCTCGGAAATCAGTTACATACTTGCAATGATTTAATTGAAAAAATTAATGAAACTTTATTTGATGAAGCTCCGGTAAACATCAATAAAGGAAATGCCATAGCAACAGGTGTTCATCAAGAATTAGATGATTTACGCGCTATTTCTAACTCTGGTAAAGAGTATTTAGATAATATGCTAAAACGTGAAACAGAGCGCACAGGAATTACAAGTTTAAAGATTTCTTTCAACAATGTTTTTGGGTATTATATAGAGGTTAGAAATTCTCATAAAGACAAAGTTCCGCAAGAATGGATTCGTAAACAAACCTTAGTAAATGCAGAACGTTATATTACTGAAGAGTTAAAAGAATACGAAACTAAAATTTTAGGTGCTGAAGAAAAAATAGCGAAAATAGAACAAGAAATATTTTCTAAGTTATTACAATATATCATTCAATATGTACAAGTTGTGCAAGAAAACGCACAAATTATTGCAAAAATAGACTGTTTACTTTCTTTTTCAGTTTTAGCGATTGACAACAATTATGTGCGCCCAATTATGGATGAAAGCACAGATTTAGAGATAAAAAATGGTCGTCATCCGGTTATTGAAAAGCAGTTACCAATAGATCAAGCATATATTGCAAACGATGTTGTGCTGAACAGAAATCAACAACAAATAATTATGATTACCGGACCGAATATGTCTGGTAAATCTGCAATATTAAGACAAACAGCATTGATTGTTTTATTAGCACAAATGGGAAGTTATGTTCCGGCTCAGAATGCAAAAATTGGTATTGTAGATAAGATTTTTACCAGAGTTGGTGCAAGTGATAATATCTCGATGGGAGAATCTACTTTTATGGTAGAAATGAATGAAACCGCTTCGATCTTAAATAACGTTTCTGAGCGCAGTTTAATTTTGTTAGATGAAATTGGTAGGGGAACCTCTACTTATGACGGAATCTCGATTGCATGGGCTATTTCTGAGTTCTTACACGAGCATCCAACCAAAGCAAAAACATTGTTTGCAACGCATTATCATGAATTAAATGAAATGACTACTTCTTTTGAGCGCATTAAAAACTTTAATGTATCGGTAAAAGAATTAGAAAACACCATTATTTTCTTGCGTAAATTGGTTTCTGGTGGTTCTGATCATAGTTTTGGTATTCATGTTGCCAAACTTGCAGGAATGCCGAATATGGTAATCCACAGAGCGAATAAAATTTTAGCAAAACTAGAAAAGAACAACAAAAACGCCGAAGTTAAAGACGTTTTAAAACAAGATCAGAATGAAGAAATGCAACTCAGCTTTTTTCAGTTAGATGATCCGTTATTAGAAAACATTAAAGAAGAAATTTTAGCCACAAACATTGATACTTTAACACCTATTGAAGCCTTAATGAAGTTGAATGAAATTAAAAGAATGTTGATTAAAAACTAA
- a CDS encoding RNA methyltransferase: MRKLKNNELGRITVDEFKTVEKTPIIVVLDNIRSLNNIGSVFRTSDAFLIEKIYLCGICATPPNKDIHKTALGATESVAWEYVEDTLTLVEKLKAENVKVLSIEQAENATMLDTFYPTIGEKYAIVMGNEVKGVQQEVVNASDLCIEIPQLGTKHSLNISVTTGVVIWDLFVKLRK, translated from the coding sequence ATGAGAAAATTAAAGAATAACGAGTTAGGAAGAATTACTGTTGATGAATTTAAAACAGTAGAGAAGACGCCTATTATAGTAGTTTTAGACAATATTAGAAGTTTAAATAATATTGGTTCTGTGTTTAGAACGAGTGATGCTTTTTTGATTGAAAAAATCTATTTATGTGGTATTTGCGCTACTCCGCCAAATAAAGATATTCATAAAACAGCTTTAGGTGCAACAGAATCTGTGGCTTGGGAATATGTAGAGGATACGTTGACTTTAGTTGAAAAATTAAAAGCAGAAAATGTAAAAGTCTTATCTATTGAACAAGCAGAAAACGCTACAATGCTCGACACTTTTTATCCGACGATAGGAGAGAAGTATGCTATTGTAATGGGTAATGAAGTTAAAGGAGTACAACAAGAAGTTGTAAATGCGAGTGATTTGTGTATTGAAATTCCGCAATTGGGTACCAAACATTCTTTAAATATCTCTGTTACTACAGGGGTTGTTATTTGGGACTTGTTTGTGAAGTTAAGAAAATAG
- the mgtE gene encoding magnesium transporter, with protein MTFEINDESLENLSELIISKNDKEITALFSEVHFADIAEVLDEVNFDEAIYIIKLLDSEKTSEILTELDEDTREEILKNLSAKEIADEVREMDTDDAADIIGELSEERQRRVMSALEDDDHAADIKELLSYNDNSAGALMAKELVKVYETWTVAGCMRRIRGQAKDVTRVHSIYVVDKEDKLVGRMSLKDLIIAKSDHKIADICKATVDAVNVHEDDEAVAKIMAKYDLEAIPVVDDNNVLVGRITIDDILDVIRDEADKDYKMAAGFSKDVEANDTIWELTKARLPWLILALFGGFVSVSILGSFDSAMSSFPELFFFTPLIAAMAGNVGVQSSAIIVQGLANDSLKGSLFKRLLKEILQGLLNGFVLAALLMSAGMLFLGFPLDLGITVAASLISVIIIASIIGTFIPILLAKKGIDPALATGPFITTSNDILGILIYFSIAKLVLGF; from the coding sequence ATGACGTTCGAAATCAATGATGAATCCCTAGAAAACCTATCAGAACTTATCATTTCTAAAAATGATAAAGAAATAACAGCATTATTTTCTGAAGTCCATTTTGCCGATATTGCAGAAGTTTTAGACGAAGTTAATTTTGATGAAGCTATCTATATAATCAAACTTTTAGATAGTGAAAAAACATCAGAAATACTTACCGAATTAGACGAAGATACGCGTGAAGAAATTTTAAAAAACTTATCTGCAAAAGAAATTGCCGATGAGGTTAGAGAAATGGATACCGATGATGCTGCAGATATTATTGGTGAACTTTCAGAAGAGCGACAAAGACGTGTAATGTCTGCTTTAGAAGATGATGACCATGCGGCAGATATTAAAGAGTTATTGTCTTATAATGATAATTCTGCAGGAGCTTTAATGGCAAAAGAGCTCGTAAAAGTTTATGAAACCTGGACCGTTGCCGGCTGCATGCGTAGAATAAGAGGGCAAGCAAAAGACGTTACCAGAGTGCACTCTATTTACGTAGTAGATAAAGAAGATAAACTAGTAGGTAGAATGTCTTTAAAAGACTTAATAATTGCCAAATCAGACCATAAAATAGCAGACATTTGTAAAGCAACCGTAGATGCTGTAAACGTGCATGAAGATGATGAAGCCGTTGCCAAAATAATGGCTAAATACGATTTAGAAGCCATACCTGTTGTAGATGATAACAACGTTTTAGTAGGTAGAATTACTATTGATGATATTTTAGATGTTATTAGAGATGAAGCCGACAAAGATTATAAAATGGCTGCTGGTTTTTCTAAAGATGTAGAAGCAAATGATACCATTTGGGAACTTACAAAAGCACGATTACCTTGGTTAATTTTAGCCCTTTTTGGTGGTTTTGTTTCTGTTTCTATTTTAGGTAGTTTTGATAGTGCAATGAGCAGTTTTCCAGAACTTTTTTTCTTTACCCCTTTAATTGCTGCAATGGCAGGTAATGTAGGTGTACAATCTTCTGCAATTATTGTGCAAGGTTTGGCCAACGACAGCTTAAAAGGATCACTATTTAAAAGGTTGTTAAAAGAAATATTACAAGGCTTGTTAAACGGTTTTGTATTGGCTGCCTTATTAATGTCTGCCGGAATGTTGTTTTTAGGTTTTCCACTAGATTTAGGTATTACCGTAGCAGCTTCCTTAATTTCCGTAATTATTATTGCCTCAATTATCGGTACTTTTATCCCTATTCTTTTAGCTAAAAAAGGCATCGATCCTGCTTTAGCAACAGGCCCATTTATAACTACCAGTAATGATATTTTAGGAATTTTAATCTACTTTTCTATTGCTAAATTAGTACTGGGTTTCTAA
- the rsmA gene encoding 16S rRNA (adenine(1518)-N(6)/adenine(1519)-N(6))-dimethyltransferase RsmA, with amino-acid sequence MSVKAKKHLGQHFLMDESIAKNIADALTGNGYDDVLEIGPGMGVLTKYLLPKKAKVTVMELDRESVAYLHETFPLEHIKLDTSKEHFEIIEGDFLKNQIQDIFNKKQVAIIGNFPYNISTQIVFKAIENRDYVPEFAGMFQKEVAKRIAEKEGSKVYGILSVLTQAFFDVEYLFTVPPTVFNPPPKVDSGVIRLVRKKDYSLPVDEKLFFRVVKTAFNQRRKMLRSSLKSFNISDSLKEDPIFAKRPEQLSVSEFISLTQKLAENDVRNQ; translated from the coding sequence ATGTCAGTTAAAGCAAAAAAACATTTAGGTCAGCATTTTTTAATGGATGAAAGCATTGCAAAAAACATTGCAGATGCCTTAACTGGAAATGGGTATGATGATGTCTTAGAAATTGGTCCGGGAATGGGGGTTTTAACCAAATACTTATTACCTAAAAAAGCAAAAGTAACTGTCATGGAATTAGACAGAGAATCTGTTGCTTATTTACATGAAACTTTTCCTTTAGAGCACATTAAATTAGATACCTCTAAAGAACATTTCGAAATTATTGAAGGCGATTTTTTAAAGAATCAAATTCAAGATATTTTTAATAAAAAGCAAGTAGCAATTATTGGTAATTTTCCTTATAATATTTCTACACAAATTGTTTTTAAAGCCATAGAAAATAGAGACTACGTACCAGAATTTGCAGGTATGTTTCAAAAAGAAGTAGCTAAGAGAATTGCAGAAAAAGAAGGTAGTAAAGTGTACGGAATTTTATCTGTTTTAACCCAAGCCTTTTTTGATGTAGAATATTTATTTACAGTTCCGCCAACAGTATTTAATCCGCCACCAAAGGTAGATTCTGGTGTAATACGATTAGTTCGTAAAAAAGATTATTCGTTACCTGTAGATGAAAAGTTATTTTTTAGAGTAGTAAAAACCGCCTTTAACCAACGAAGAAAAATGCTTCGTTCTAGTTTAAAGTCTTTCAATATTTCGGATTCTCTAAAAGAAGACCCTATCTTTGCGAAACGCCCAGAACAATTATCTGTTTCTGAGTTTATTTCACTTACGCAAAAATTGGCAGAAAATGACGTTCGAAATCAATGA
- a CDS encoding DUF4286 family protein gives MYIYNVTINIDETVHLEWLTWMESHILKVLNTGKFTVAKLTEVLVEEEMGGRTYSIQYTANTREDLDDYYKHEAEILQQESLRKFGDKMLAFRTELRLIKEFYPTNTNN, from the coding sequence ATGTACATATACAACGTAACTATAAATATAGATGAAACCGTTCATTTAGAATGGCTAACCTGGATGGAATCGCACATTTTAAAAGTACTAAATACAGGCAAATTTACAGTAGCTAAATTAACCGAAGTTTTGGTAGAAGAAGAAATGGGTGGTAGAACGTATTCGATACAATATACCGCAAATACAAGAGAAGATTTAGACGATTATTACAAACACGAAGCAGAAATATTACAACAAGAAAGCCTGCGAAAATTTGGAGATAAAATGTTAGCTTTTAGAACAGAATTAAGGTTGATAAAAGAATTTTACCCTACAAATACTAACAATTAA
- a CDS encoding tetratricopeptide repeat protein, whose amino-acid sequence MKQLFLLIFITITSVSFSQGDYYLAEDYYREGEYEKATQIFKNLYANNLFNTTYLSRLISCYQETNKFNEVEKLLKTALDKDPKQAFFYVHLGYNYQRQELQELAEKNYSIALNSIDTNSFYGGFIGRLFKDYNLLDHAILAYTKTMAKNKKADYNFRIAQIYGEKGDLKKMFEAYFNLVDKNIENYDLVKRYTSSYITDDAKNEANILFRKTLLKKSASNPKDVWNLLLSWLFTQQKDYNKAFTQEKALYKRNPVDLNSIFDLGKIAFENKDYTTAKECFYFITEQKTLQIEKIEASLYLTKIAVATDNPEVENMFLSLFNQYGKNSYTIKLQVEYADFLTFKKDQPNEAKTVLEEALNYSRSRFDKARIKLKLGDILVFTGNYNKALIYFSQIQTQLKNHELAQQARFKVAQTSYYKADFTWAKAQLKVLKGSTTQLIANDALELFLKITDNEPVDSIPSGLKQLAKAELLSYQNKNEEALTELHSLFIPKNVFENGLTPGEVIYDDVLFFEAKLFIKQKKYDDAIASFSKIIAADNQGIYADDVYYEMAELYNNQLNNPEKASEYYQKIIFDYSSSIYLVDARKKYRKLRGDDI is encoded by the coding sequence ATGAAACAACTGTTTTTACTTATTTTTATTACTATAACTAGCGTTAGCTTCTCTCAAGGTGATTATTATTTGGCAGAAGATTACTATAGAGAAGGAGAGTATGAAAAAGCCACTCAAATCTTTAAAAACTTATATGCTAACAACCTTTTTAATACTACTTATTTAAGTAGATTGATTTCTTGTTATCAAGAAACCAATAAATTTAATGAAGTAGAAAAACTATTAAAAACCGCACTTGACAAAGACCCTAAACAAGCTTTTTTCTATGTGCACTTAGGGTATAACTACCAAAGACAAGAATTACAAGAGTTGGCAGAAAAAAATTACTCTATTGCCTTAAATTCTATTGATACAAATAGTTTTTATGGCGGATTTATTGGTAGACTTTTTAAAGATTACAATCTTTTAGACCATGCTATTTTAGCCTATACAAAAACAATGGCTAAAAATAAAAAAGCAGATTATAACTTTAGAATTGCTCAGATTTATGGTGAAAAAGGTGACTTAAAAAAAATGTTTGAAGCTTACTTTAATCTCGTTGATAAAAACATTGAAAATTACGATTTAGTAAAAAGATATACGAGTAGTTATATTACAGATGATGCAAAAAATGAAGCAAATATTTTATTTAGAAAAACACTTTTAAAAAAATCTGCGAGTAACCCAAAAGATGTTTGGAATCTTTTATTAAGTTGGCTTTTTACACAACAGAAAGATTACAATAAAGCTTTTACGCAAGAAAAAGCTCTGTACAAAAGAAACCCTGTTGATTTAAATTCTATTTTTGATTTAGGAAAAATAGCTTTTGAAAACAAAGATTATACTACTGCTAAAGAATGTTTTTATTTTATAACCGAACAAAAAACTTTACAAATAGAAAAAATTGAAGCTTCATTATACCTAACAAAAATAGCAGTCGCAACAGATAATCCTGAAGTAGAAAATATGTTTCTATCTCTTTTTAATCAATATGGTAAAAATTCATATACCATAAAATTACAAGTGGAATATGCTGATTTTTTAACTTTTAAAAAAGACCAACCAAACGAAGCTAAAACTGTTTTAGAAGAAGCCTTAAACTATTCTCGTTCTCGATTTGATAAAGCCAGAATAAAATTAAAATTAGGAGATATTTTGGTTTTTACAGGAAACTATAATAAAGCATTGATTTATTTTTCTCAAATTCAAACGCAACTTAAAAACCACGAATTAGCACAACAAGCACGTTTTAAAGTAGCACAAACAAGTTATTATAAAGCAGATTTTACATGGGCTAAAGCACAGTTAAAAGTATTAAAAGGCTCTACAACACAATTAATTGCCAATGACGCTCTAGAGTTGTTTTTAAAAATTACAGATAATGAACCAGTAGATTCTATTCCGTCTGGCTTAAAACAATTGGCCAAGGCAGAACTGCTTTCTTATCAGAATAAAAATGAAGAAGCATTAACCGAATTACACAGTTTGTTTATACCTAAAAACGTTTTTGAAAACGGGTTAACACCAGGAGAAGTTATATACGATGATGTATTATTTTTTGAAGCAAAGTTGTTCATCAAACAAAAAAAATATGACGACGCTATTGCCAGTTTTTCAAAAATTATAGCCGCCGATAATCAAGGTATTTATGCAGATGATGTCTACTATGAAATGGCAGAATTGTATAATAATCAATTAAACAACCCAGAAAAAGCCTCAGAATACTATCAAAAGATTATTTTTGACTATTCTTCTAGTATTTATCTTGTAGATGCTAGAAAAAAATACCGAAAATTAAGAGGAGATGATATTTAA
- the serS gene encoding serine--tRNA ligase, whose protein sequence is MLQVQFIRDNKETVLAGLAKRNFANAATIIEQVLTADENRRSTQVELDNTLAESNKLSKEIGGFFKSGEVQKANLLKEKTVQLKEKSKELGDNFNAFAEELQTLLYQIPNIPHTSVKAGTSEEDNENIFSEGTIPDLGENALPHWELAKKYDIIDFELGNKITGAGFPVYKGKGARLQRALINYFLDKNTKAGYTEVQVPHLVNTESATATGQLPDKDGQMYHSTVDDLYLIPTAEIPITNMFRGNLMQEAEFPITVTGYTPCFRREAGSYGAHVRGLNRLHQFDKVEIVRIEHPDNSYQALNGMVEHIKDILRELKLPYRILRLCGGDTGFTAALTFDFEVFSTAQDRWLEISSASNFEAFQANRLKLRFKNKEGKSELAHTLNGSSLALPRVLAGILENYQTADGIKIPDALVPYCGFDIID, encoded by the coding sequence ATGTTACAAGTACAGTTTATTAGAGACAACAAAGAAACGGTTTTAGCAGGTTTAGCAAAACGTAATTTTGCCAATGCAGCAACTATTATTGAACAAGTTTTAACTGCGGATGAGAATAGAAGATCTACTCAGGTTGAGTTAGATAATACTTTGGCAGAATCTAATAAATTATCCAAAGAAATTGGTGGTTTTTTTAAATCTGGAGAAGTACAGAAAGCGAATCTTTTAAAGGAAAAAACAGTTCAGTTAAAAGAGAAATCTAAAGAGCTTGGTGATAATTTTAATGCTTTTGCAGAAGAGTTGCAAACGTTACTTTATCAAATACCAAACATACCGCATACTTCTGTAAAAGCAGGAACTTCTGAAGAAGATAACGAGAACATTTTTAGTGAAGGAACAATTCCTGATTTAGGAGAAAATGCTTTGCCTCATTGGGAATTAGCTAAGAAATACGATATCATTGATTTCGAATTAGGTAATAAAATTACAGGTGCTGGTTTTCCGGTTTATAAAGGAAAAGGAGCAAGATTACAACGTGCATTAATTAACTATTTTTTAGATAAAAATACCAAAGCAGGTTATACAGAAGTACAAGTGCCACATTTGGTAAATACAGAATCTGCAACGGCAACGGGTCAATTGCCAGATAAAGATGGGCAAATGTATCATTCTACGGTAGATGATTTATATTTAATTCCTACGGCAGAAATTCCTATCACGAACATGTTTCGTGGTAATTTAATGCAAGAAGCTGAATTTCCTATTACCGTAACGGGCTATACACCTTGTTTTAGACGTGAAGCAGGAAGTTATGGTGCACACGTAAGAGGTTTAAATAGATTGCATCAATTTGATAAAGTGGAGATTGTACGTATTGAGCATCCAGATAATTCTTACCAAGCTTTAAACGGCATGGTAGAACATATTAAAGATATTTTAAGAGAGTTAAAATTACCTTATAGAATATTACGTTTGTGTGGTGGTGATACTGGTTTTACAGCTGCTTTAACCTTCGATTTTGAAGTGTTTTCTACAGCGCAAGACCGTTGGTTAGAAATTAGTTCTGCATCTAACTTTGAGGCTTTTCAGGCAAATAGATTAAAATTACGTTTTAAAAATAAAGAAGGTAAAAGCGAATTAGCACACACCCTAAACGGTAGTTCTTTGGCTTTACCTCGTGTTTTAGCAGGTATTTTAGAAAACTATCAAACTGCAGACGGAATTAAAATACCGGATGCTTTAGTACCTTATTGCGGGTTCGATATTATAGATTAA
- a CDS encoding bifunctional riboflavin kinase/FAD synthetase, with product MNTIQNISNFSTSEKTYVTIGTFDGVHFGHQKIIDKLVLEAKKANSKSVLLTFFPHPRMVLQKDATIELINTIEERAELLKKTGLDYLIIHPFSKEFSRMNALEFVRDVLVNQLNISKLIIGYDHHFGKNREGNIVQLTEYSYLYDFVVEEIPAQDIDDVSVSSTKVRSALATGNLKTANDYLGYNFMLSGTVVNGKKLGGKIGYPTANIDVKEAYKLIPKTGVYVVKSTIDNKTVFGMMNIGSRPTVDGTYQTIEVHFFDFNQNLYNEYLTIELLYFLRDEEKFSSIDALVVQIKKDEQTAREYIKENL from the coding sequence TTGAATACAATTCAGAATATTTCTAATTTTTCTACTTCAGAAAAAACATACGTAACCATAGGTACTTTTGATGGCGTTCATTTTGGACATCAAAAAATTATTGACAAACTAGTTTTAGAGGCTAAAAAAGCAAATAGTAAATCTGTTTTACTTACTTTTTTTCCGCATCCAAGAATGGTCTTGCAAAAAGATGCTACTATAGAATTGATAAACACGATTGAAGAACGTGCAGAATTACTTAAAAAAACAGGTTTAGATTACTTAATCATTCATCCTTTTAGTAAAGAATTTTCTAGAATGAATGCACTTGAATTTGTGCGTGATGTTTTGGTAAATCAACTAAATATTTCTAAATTAATTATTGGTTACGATCATCATTTTGGGAAAAATAGGGAAGGAAACATTGTGCAACTAACAGAATATAGTTACTTGTACGATTTTGTGGTAGAGGAAATTCCGGCACAAGATATAGATGATGTTTCTGTAAGTTCTACAAAAGTAAGAAGTGCTTTGGCTACTGGAAATTTAAAAACTGCCAATGATTATTTGGGTTATAACTTTATGCTGAGTGGTACTGTTGTAAACGGAAAAAAGTTAGGCGGAAAAATAGGATATCCAACGGCAAATATTGATGTAAAAGAAGCGTATAAATTAATACCTAAAACGGGGGTTTATGTTGTAAAATCTACCATAGACAATAAAACTGTTTTTGGAATGATGAATATTGGCAGCAGACCAACCGTAGATGGAACTTACCAAACAATTGAAGTCCACTTTTTTGACTTCAACCAAAATTTATACAACGAATATTTAACGATAGAATTACTTTATTTTTTACGTGATGAAGAAAAATTTAGTTCTATTGATGCATTAGTTGTTCAGATTAAAAAGGATGAACAAACGGCTAGAGAGTATATTAAAGAAAACCTTTAA